ATGTGTCGCCAGACTCCTCTCCGGCGACGATGCAAAGCCGGGGGGGATGGCCGCTCACCGCTCCTCTCCCTGGGAGGGTGTCGGCGGAGGGACGAATTCCGTTCCGTCGCAGGCCACGATGGCGAGGTCTCCTTTTTTCGCGATTTTACGAATTTTCTCTTTTTCGAGGACGTAGATGTGCCCGGCCTCCAGTGCCAGCACTGACGCCCCTCCCTTAACGAGGAGCTCCACCGTCGAGGGGCCGATGGCGGGAACGTCGAGGCGGAAGTCCTGGCGGCGTCGGGTGACCTTGACCACCACGGCGCCATCCACCTCTCGGCAGCCCCGCTCGATGCACGCGTTGGTCCCCTCGATAGCCTCCACCGCCACCACGGACCGGTCCTTGACCACCACCGTCTCACCGATATCGAGGGATGCGATGTCCCGTGCCTTCTGGAACCCGAAGAGCACGTCTTCCCACTCCTCGGCGGTCGGCTCCCTATCGGTAATGAGCCCGGGGTCTGCCAGGCAGGCCTCCAGAAAATCCTTTTGGTCTCGTACGACGAAGCCCTCGGCCTCGAAAAGCTCAATGAGACCCTCCATGAGGGTGCGGTCTGCCTTGCTGACGATCCTGCGGAGGAATCTGAGGGAGACGTCGTCGAACCCCTTCGGGTTGAAGAGGACCCGCTTGTTGAATCGTCCGAGGAAGAGGACGTCCTGTACGCCTTCGGCCTGTAACGTGGCCCAGGTTTTACGAAGCTGGCCGTAGCCGTAATGGAAGACGGCCTCGACGTGAGGCGCCATTGCCCTGGCGATGCGGCGGCTTAATCCAATGGCCACAACCCGATAGCCCTGGCTGCGGGCCGACTGAGCCGCTAGTATGGGCAGCTCCCCGTCGCCAGCGATGATACAGATCGTGGAAGGGGTCGTCACAGGAGGGCCCCCAGGGGCGGGAGGCTCATTGTCCACTTGATTCTACCACGCTCCGATGGGCCCGGCGGTTGGCGTGGATCAGCTCCAGAACTTCGAGGGCCACTGTCAGGCTTTTGAGCTCATCCTCCACGCTGACGGCCCGCTTGGCTCCATCGAGGGCGCATTCGATGAGGTGGAGAATCTCACTCTTCAAGGGGTTGTCCTTGTAGACGAACACCCGCTCGATGAGCGACTCTTGCTTGTAGCGGAGCTGCTCGCGGGTGAGGAGGTGCTCGGTTGAGGCCTGGCGGTGGATGTGGATATCTTGATCGGTGAAGTCGAGAAAAACGTAGGCGTCCTGTTGTGTCACCGCCATGGTGCGGACCTTGTTATGGGTAGCCCGGCTTGCGGTAAGGGTGGCCACGCATCCGCCCTCG
This Nitrospinota bacterium DNA region includes the following protein-coding sequences:
- the lpxI gene encoding UDP-2,3-diacylglucosamine diphosphatase LpxI (LpxI, functionally equivalent to LpxH, replaces it in LPS biosynthesis in a minority of bacteria.); this encodes MTTPSTICIIAGDGELPILAAQSARSQGYRVVAIGLSRRIARAMAPHVEAVFHYGYGQLRKTWATLQAEGVQDVLFLGRFNKRVLFNPKGFDDVSLRFLRRIVSKADRTLMEGLIELFEAEGFVVRDQKDFLEACLADPGLITDREPTAEEWEDVLFGFQKARDIASLDIGETVVVKDRSVVAVEAIEGTNACIERGCREVDGAVVVKVTRRRQDFRLDVPAIGPSTVELLVKGGASVLALEAGHIYVLEKEKIRKIAKKGDLAIVACDGTEFVPPPTPSQGEER